From the Blastopirellula marina genome, one window contains:
- a CDS encoding sulfatase has product MRTLAIILSALAILLAPQLALGAEQKPNFVFFLVDDLGWTDLSCYGSSFYETPNVDKLASSGLKFTNAYAACQVCSPTRASILTGRYPTRTGITDYIGAAQPEGWNRKTKMLPAPYEVQLAHDETTIAELLKANGYATFFAGKWHLGGEQYWPEHQGFDVNKGGIDRGGPYGGKKYFSPYANPRLKDGPDGEHLPDRLATETVKFMTEHKDEPFLAYLSFYSVHTPLMSREDLKQKYQQKKETLKPGEIWGQEGERKVRLIQEHAVYAGMVEAMDQAVGKVLNGIDELGLTKNTVVIFMSDNGGLSTSEGHPTSNLPLRAGKGWIYEGGIREPMIVRWPGNTKAGTETSQYVSSVDFFPTMLQIAGIEVPKNLTIDGMSFAPILEGQELDRGAIYWHYPHYGNQGGSPTSAIREGDWKLIEFYEDGHLELYNVAEDISEQHDLAAKKPDLVEKLHAKLKAWRNETGAKMPTHRKDA; this is encoded by the coding sequence ATGCGAACGCTTGCGATCATACTCTCGGCCCTGGCAATACTGCTGGCCCCTCAATTAGCCTTGGGTGCCGAGCAGAAACCGAACTTCGTTTTCTTCCTGGTCGATGACCTGGGATGGACCGATCTAAGTTGCTATGGAAGCTCGTTCTACGAAACGCCAAACGTCGACAAACTGGCTTCCAGCGGCCTGAAGTTCACCAATGCCTACGCGGCCTGCCAGGTATGCTCACCCACGCGCGCAAGCATTCTCACCGGTCGATACCCCACTCGGACCGGCATTACCGATTATATTGGCGCGGCCCAGCCTGAGGGTTGGAATCGCAAGACCAAGATGCTGCCGGCTCCGTACGAAGTGCAACTTGCTCACGACGAAACGACGATCGCGGAATTGTTGAAAGCCAACGGGTACGCGACCTTCTTCGCCGGCAAATGGCACCTCGGAGGCGAACAGTACTGGCCCGAGCATCAAGGCTTCGACGTCAACAAAGGGGGCATCGATCGCGGGGGCCCTTACGGTGGCAAGAAGTATTTCTCACCCTACGCCAACCCTCGCCTGAAAGATGGCCCCGACGGCGAACATCTGCCTGATCGCCTGGCAACCGAAACGGTCAAGTTCATGACCGAGCACAAGGATGAGCCGTTTTTGGCGTACCTGTCTTTCTATTCGGTACACACGCCGCTGATGTCTCGCGAAGACCTCAAACAGAAGTACCAGCAGAAGAAGGAAACGCTGAAACCCGGCGAGATTTGGGGACAGGAAGGAGAACGCAAAGTACGTCTCATTCAAGAGCACGCCGTTTACGCCGGCATGGTCGAGGCCATGGACCAGGCCGTCGGCAAGGTGCTCAACGGAATCGATGAGTTGGGGCTGACGAAAAACACGGTGGTGATCTTCATGTCCGACAACGGCGGCCTGTCGACTTCTGAAGGACATCCAACCAGCAACCTGCCACTTCGTGCCGGCAAAGGATGGATCTACGAAGGGGGAATTCGCGAACCGATGATCGTCCGTTGGCCAGGCAACACCAAGGCCGGAACCGAAACTTCGCAGTATGTCAGCAGTGTTGACTTCTTCCCCACGATGCTGCAAATCGCAGGCATCGAAGTTCCCAAGAATTTGACGATTGACGGCATGAGCTTCGCCCCAATCTTAGAAGGCCAAGAACTCGACCGTGGTGCGATCTACTGGCACTATCCTCACTACGGCAACCAAGGAGGCTCCCCCACTTCGGCGATTCGCGAAGGAGACTGGAAGCTGATCGAGTTCTACGAAGACGGCCACCTGGAGTTGTATAACGTGGCTGAAGACATCAGCGAGCAACACGATCTGGCCGCCAAGAAGCCGGACCTCGTCGAAAAGCTACATGCCAAACTCAAAGCGTGGCGTAACGAGACTGGAGCCAAGATGCCCACGCATCGCAAGGACGCCTAG